Sequence from the Mycobacteriales bacterium genome:
GTGTCGGCGAGGCGGCGGACGGCGTCGACGACCTCGTCCGGGTCGAACGGTTTGGTCACGTAGGCGTCGGCGCCGGCGTCGCTCCCCCGGTCCAGGTCCGCGGGCCGCGTCCGCGCGCTGATCAGCACGATCCGGGCCCGGCTCGTCGCCGGATCCGTCCGCAGCCGCCGCGCGGCCGCGATCCCGTCCAGCCGCGGCATCATCACGTCCAGCGTGACCACGTCCGGATCGAGCTCCCGCGCCTTCTCCAGCGCGTCGAGCCCGTCCACGGCCTCGTGCACCTCGAACCCTTCGAGTTCGAGGTTGATCACGATCAACTGGCGGATGACGGCCTCGTCGTCGACGACCAGCACCCGGGGCGGACGCTCCGGCACGCCCGTCACCGTAGCCGGGATCCCCGCCGCGCACGGCACGCCGCACCGTCCTGCTAGTCTTTACCGGTCGCTGAGCCCCCGTAGCTCAGGGGATAGAGCACTGCCCTCCGGAGGCAGGGGCGCAGGTTCGAATCCTGCCGGGGGCAC
This genomic interval carries:
- a CDS encoding response regulator: MPERPPRVLVVDDEAVIRQLIVINLELEGFEVHEAVDGLDALEKARELDPDVVTLDVMMPRLDGIAAARRLRTDPATSRARIVLISARTRPADLDRGSDAGADAYVTKPFDPDEVVDAVRRLADTSAG